In Clostridium butyricum, the genomic stretch AATGCCACTACCTCTTGATGTTATATATGAGCCTTCAGTAAAAGACCTTGAAGAATCAGAAATTTTTAAGGAACTTATGGAAAGAGAATTTGGAGGTCTTCCAATACAGATTGGATACTGTAATGGAAATAATAATATGTTAAATGCAGTTGAATATCATAGATCATCTGAGATAAATATAGCTGTTACAGATCTTATTTTGCTTTTAGGATGGCAACCAGATATTAATGAGGATCATACTTACGATACTTCTAAGATAGAAGCTTTTTTAGTACCAGCAGGTACAATTATAGAAGTTTTCGCAACAACTCTTCATTATGCTCCATGTAATGCAGATAATAATGGATTTAGATGTGTAGTTGTACTTCCAAGAGATACGAATATGCCACTAGAACATAATATTGAAAAGAATGGCGAAGATGCATTATTGTTTGCTAAAAATAAATGGCTTATTGGACATAAGGATACTGACTTAGGTAAGCAGGGGGCTTTTATAGGTCTTTATGGAGATAATATTTCTTTAAAATAGAAATAATCAATTATAAATAATTTATAAAAAGATAAAAATATTTGCAGTATTAAAAATTATAAGTATGAATCAAAATTGCTGAAGAAGCAATATAATTACAAAATGAATGTTTGGAGGAATTAAAAATGAATAATATACCACAAGTTAAATTAGGAATTGTTGCAGTAAGTAGAGATTGCTTTCCAATGGAATTATCTACAAATAGAAGAAAGGCAGTAGTTAAAGCTTTTGATGGAGAAATTTTTGAATGTGAAACAACTGTAGAAAACGAAATTCATATGAGAAAAGCTTTAGATGAAGTAAGACAAGCAGGAGTAAATGCATTAGTAGTTTATCTTGGAAACTTTGGACCTGAGACAGCAGAAACATTACTTGCTAAGGAATTTGGTGGTCCTGTTATGTTTGTATCAGCAGCAGAAGAAGCTGGAGATAAGTTAATGAATGATCGTGGAGATGCTTACTGTGGAATGCTCAATGCAAGTTATAACTTAGCTCTTAGAAATATTAAAGCATACATTCCTGAGTATCCAGTAGGGACAGCAGATGAAGTAGCAGAAATGATAAAGGAATTTGAACCAGTTGCAACAGCATTACTAGGACTTAACAATTTAAAGATTATCTCATTTGGTCCAAGACCACAAGATTTCCTTGCATGTAATGCACCAATCAAACAATTATATAATTTAGGTGTTGAAATAGAAGAAAACTCAGAATTAGATTTATTTGCAGCATTTAATGATCATAAAGATGATTCAAGAATTCCAGCAGTAGTTGCTGATATGGAAAAAGAATTAGGTGAAGGAAATAAAATGCCTGGTATTTTACCTAAACTTGCTCAATATGAACTTACATTATTAGATTGGATGGAAGAACATAAGGGTTCAAGAGAATTTATAGTATTTGCAAATAAATGCTGGCCTTCATTCCAAACACAATTTGGATTTGTACCATGTTATGTAAACAGTAGATTAACTGCAAAGGGAATTCCAGTATCATGTGAAGTTGATATATATGGAGCTTTAAGTGAATACATTGGAACTTGCATAAGCAAAGATGTAGTCACACTTCTTGATATCAACAATTCTGTACCAAAGGATATGTATGAAGAAGAAATTAAAGGAAAATTTGATTATACTTTAAAGGATACATTCATGGGATTCCACTGTGGGAATACAGCAGCATGTAAATTAACTTGTTGTACAATGAAGAACCAAAAGATAATGGCAAGAGCTTTAGAACCAAATGTAGAGCCTAATATTACAAGAGGAACTCTTGAAGGCGATATAGTACCTGGAAATATTACATTTTTTAGATTACAAAGTAATGCAGATGCAGAACTTACAGCTTACGTAGCAGAAGGTGAAGTATTACCAGTTGCAACAAGATCATTTGGTGCTATTGGAATATTTGCAATACCAGAAATGGGAAGATTCTATCGTCATGTTTTAATAGAAGGAAGATATCCACATCATGGAGCAGTTGCATTTGGACATTTTGGAAAAGCTATTTTCAACTTATTCAGATATTTAGGAGTAAAAGAAATTGGATTTAATCAGCCTAAGGGAATGTTATATAAGACTGAAAATCCATACAGATAATTCAGACATAAATTACCAAAATAAAAATTATAAATTAAACTGGCATGGGAAATAGCTGAGGATAGCTTAATTGACAGATTAGTAATATTCAGAGAAGAATATGTAGATATAATAAGATGTTGTAATTTTCCCTGTCTATTTGACAAGGAAAATTACAATTACTATTGTACTAAAAGCTTTATAAATCTTTTATATTAAAAATACAATTGAAGTGGAGGCTTTGAGTATTAGTATATTGAAATATACTTAAGAAGTCTAATAGAAAATTCTAATTTATATATTATAGAATTTATATCAACAGAAAGTACAGTTTCTATTTTATGAAATCTATAAAAGAATGTGCTTCTGTTAATATTTAATGATTCAGCGGTTTTGTTTGCATTTCTGTTATTTTGTATATATGTAGTGAGTGTGTTAAATAGTTCAGAGTTGTTACTTTTGTCATAAGAAATCAGCTTGTTTAATAAAGGATGTACAAGGTTTCGTAGGTCTATTTTTTCAGAAATATATTTTGAATCAACCATATTAAAAAAATAAAAATCAATATAATCTTCAAAATATGCAAGAATATCATTATTATTAATTCTTTCACATAATTTTAAAGCATAAATTGCTTGAAGTGCAAAATCATGAATATTAATTAAATTATCAAATGATAAACTTATGCCACACTTAAGTTTATTAAGATTTAGAAATTCTAAAAAACTATACTTAACGCTATCTTTAATAACATTAATAGCATCAGAGCTTACTAGAAGTATAATATTATTTTCATAGTAAGCACATAAACAGTTTTTAAAGATATTTTTACATGATTGCATAAGCTCTTTTAATCCAAAATTATATCTATAATCTTTATATTTTTGTACATAAGGTATTGATAGTATTACATAATTCTCTTTTAGCAAAAATCTGCTATTCTTTAGCCTATCTTCTATATATTTTATATCATCACAGTCAATTTTATTAGACAGAAGATCAATTAAGTAATATTCCTCGCAAAGACCAGAATTAGATATAAAAAAATGTTCCTTTTGTGTAAATATTGAAACAGTTTTTGATAGTATGTTTACTAATTCCAAATCAGAGTTTTTAAATTTTACTTCCCTTTCCAAAACACATATATAACCAGTTGTCACATTATTTATTTTTATAGAACAGAAAATAAGTTTATCGTTATCATAATGGAAAAATGCTTTATTAGAATTATAGATGTTATCAATGCATTTATGTTTTTTCATAAGATTCACTGTATCACATATAAGATAGTATTTATTATTATGTTCTTCAATACATGAAGTGACAGAATATGCAGTAGATGAACGGCATAAAATAGAATAACTCGTATCCACTATAAAAATTGGATTTTTTAAGTGTATTTCTGCTACATTTAAAATTTCATCAAGATTATCAGCTGCAAATAAGC encodes the following:
- a CDS encoding DUF4867 family protein; translation: MEIKKVNDLEFKKYGQVLKNYNCEEIIEKMQKMPLPLDVIYEPSVKDLEESEIFKELMEREFGGLPIQIGYCNGNNNMLNAVEYHRSSEINIAVTDLILLLGWQPDINEDHTYDTSKIEAFLVPAGTIIEVFATTLHYAPCNADNNGFRCVVVLPRDTNMPLEHNIEKNGEDALLFAKNKWLIGHKDTDLGKQGAFIGLYGDNISLK
- a CDS encoding L-fucose/L-arabinose isomerase family protein, with product MNNIPQVKLGIVAVSRDCFPMELSTNRRKAVVKAFDGEIFECETTVENEIHMRKALDEVRQAGVNALVVYLGNFGPETAETLLAKEFGGPVMFVSAAEEAGDKLMNDRGDAYCGMLNASYNLALRNIKAYIPEYPVGTADEVAEMIKEFEPVATALLGLNNLKIISFGPRPQDFLACNAPIKQLYNLGVEIEENSELDLFAAFNDHKDDSRIPAVVADMEKELGEGNKMPGILPKLAQYELTLLDWMEEHKGSREFIVFANKCWPSFQTQFGFVPCYVNSRLTAKGIPVSCEVDIYGALSEYIGTCISKDVVTLLDINNSVPKDMYEEEIKGKFDYTLKDTFMGFHCGNTAACKLTCCTMKNQKIMARALEPNVEPNITRGTLEGDIVPGNITFFRLQSNADAELTAYVAEGEVLPVATRSFGAIGIFAIPEMGRFYRHVLIEGRYPHHGAVAFGHFGKAIFNLFRYLGVKEIGFNQPKGMLYKTENPYR
- a CDS encoding PucR family transcriptional regulator produces the protein MNSLEPLLENIKNNNINTSGDFVPEIILNDYSSSLKKCSIYESLFAADNLDEILNVAEIHLKNPIFIVDTSYSILCRSSTAYSVTSCIEEHNNKYYLICDTVNLMKKHKCIDNIYNSNKAFFHYDNDKLIFCSIKINNVTTGYICVLEREVKFKNSDLELVNILSKTVSIFTQKEHFFISNSGLCEEYYLIDLLSNKIDCDDIKYIEDRLKNSRFLLKENYVILSIPYVQKYKDYRYNFGLKELMQSCKNIFKNCLCAYYENNIILLVSSDAINVIKDSVKYSFLEFLNLNKLKCGISLSFDNLINIHDFALQAIYALKLCERINNNDILAYFEDYIDFYFFNMVDSKYISEKIDLRNLVHPLLNKLISYDKSNNSELFNTLTTYIQNNRNANKTAESLNINRSTFFYRFHKIETVLSVDINSIIYKLEFSIRLLKYISIY